From Rhodamnia argentea isolate NSW1041297 chromosome 10, ASM2092103v1, whole genome shotgun sequence, a single genomic window includes:
- the LOC115750568 gene encoding pentatricopeptide repeat-containing protein At3g49170, chloroplastic: MNLSLFCPPSSLKLSPSRQNLSPSTLDRRLTTDLDGGRLRRAISHLDLVSRDGSHADLLTFSLLLKSCIRSRAFALGRRVHSAFVRSRLEPDSVILNSLISLYSKSGDWAEAERVFGDMGDKRDLVSWSSMISCYANNHKEFEAVDTFIRMLEDGFFPNDYCFAAVIRACSVPENALIGDTVFGFVIKSGYLDSDVCVGCALIDMFAKGSADLVSACKVFEKMPERNVVAWTLMMTRCTRLGCPKKAVDLFLDMLVSGPVPDRFTLTAVLSACSELELLLLGLQLHSWVIRSGLALDVCVGCSLVDMYVKSVDSGLLHDSRKVFDRMQEHNVMSWTAVITGYVHAEENEEAIKLFWEMTKGPVRPNHFTFASVLKACGNICDVDMGIQIYALAIKSGFACDTCMGNSLISMYSRSGHMEDAQRAFDALFEKNLVSYNALVDAYAKSLESDEAFELLHEIEERGIGTSAFTFASLLSGAACVGSIDKGEQIHARMVKSGLDSNQCISNALISMYSRCGNIEAAFRVFSETREKNIITWTSMITGFAKHGFGTRALDTFHNMLDAGVRPNEITYVAVLSSCSHVGLISDGWKHFRSMYTEHGIVPRTEHYACMVDLLGRSGSLVKALQFINSMPFRAESLVWRTFLGACRVYGNIDLAKQAAAMIFEQEPDDSAAYILLSNMYASAGLYEDAAAIRKKMKVKNLTKEAGCSWIEVKNTVHKFYVGDTSHPMAQEIYDELNQLASRIKKLGHVPNTEFVLHDVEEGQKEQYLLQHSEKIAVAFGLISTSSQKSIRVFKNLRICGDCHSAIKYISMATGRAIVVRDANRFHHFMGGTCSCNDYW; this comes from the coding sequence atgaatctctctctcttctgtccaCCGTCCAGTCTCAAGCTCTCTCCTTCCCGCCAAAACCTCTCCCCCTCGACCCTCGACCGCCGCCTCACCACCGACCTCGATGGCGGCCGCCTCCGCCGTGCTATCTCGCACCTCGACCTCGTGTCGCGTGACGGGTCCCATGCCGACctcctcaccttctctctcctcctcaagtCCTGCATTCGCTCCCGCGCGTTCGCGCTGGGGAGGCGAGTCCATAGCGCGTTCGTTCGGTCCCGGCTCGAGCCCGACTCGGTGATTCTCAACTCGCTCATCAGTCTGTACTCAAAATCCGGCGACTGGGCTGAGGCGGAGAGGGTTTTTGGGGACATGGGTGATAAAAGGGACTTAGTTTCTTGGAGTTCCATGATCTCCTGCTATGCCAATAATCACAAGGAGTTTGAAGCCGTCGATACGTTCATTCGTATGCTTGAAGATGGTTTTTTTCCTAATGATTATTGTTTCGCGGCAGTTATTCGGGCTTGTTCGGTTCCAGAGAATGCATTAATTGGTGATACAGTTTTCGGGTTTGTAATCAAAAGTGGCTATCTTGATTCTGATGTGTGTGTTGGGTGTGCATTGATTGACATGTTTGCAAAGGGTAGTGCTGATTTGGTTTCAGCTTGTAAGGTGTTTGAAAAAATGCCTGAGAGGAATGTGGTTGCTTGGACTTTGATGATGACAAGATGTACTCGGTTGGGTTGTCCAAAGAAAGCTGTTGATTTGTTTTTGGATATGCTGGTGAGTGGGCCTGTGCCAGACAGATTTACACTCACGGCTGTTTTGTCGGCATGTTCTGAGTTGGAGTTGCTATTGCTTGGGTTACAATTGCATTCCTGGGTTATACGGTCTGGATTGGCTTTGGATGTTTGTGTTGGATGCAGTTTGGTGGACATGTACGTGAAGTCCGTAGATAGTGGATTGCTTCATGATTCGAGAAAGGTGTTTGATCGGATGCAGGAACACAATGTGATGTCTTGGACAGCTGTAATCACAGGATATGTGCACGCTGAGGAGAATGAGGAGGCTATTAAACTCTTTTGGGAAATGACAAAAGGTCCTGTGAGGCCCAACCATTTCACATTTGCTAGTGTTCTCAAGGCATGTGGAAATATTTGTGATGTAGATATGGGGATTCAAATATATGCACTAGCTATAAAATCGGGCTTTGCCTGTGATACTTGCATGGGAAATTCTCTTATTAGCATGTATTCCCGGTCGGGCCACATGGAAGATGCTCAGAGAGCTTTTGATGCGCTATTTGAAAAGAATTTGGTCTCTTATAATGCCCTTGTGGATGCCTATGCCAAAAGTTTGGAATCCGATGAAGCCTTTGAATTACTGCATGAGATCGAGGAGAGAGGGATCGGAACGAGCGCTTTTACATTTGCGAGCCTTTTAAGTGGAGCTGCCTGTGTCGGCTCTATTGATAAGGGGGAGCAAATCCATGCGAGGATGGTAAAATCAGGGCTCGACTCAAATCAGTGCATTTCCAATGCTTTGATCTCTATGTATTCCAGGTGTGGAAACATAGAAGCTGCTTTTCGAGTTTTCAGCGAgacaagagagaaaaatatcatAACTTGGACTTCAATGATCACTGGTTTCGCAAAACATGGATTTGGGACAAGAGCTCTGGACACTTTCCATAACATGCTTGATGCCGGTGTGAGGCCAAATGAGATCACCTATGTTGCTGTTTTATCCTCTTGTAGTCATGTGGGTTTGATTTCTGATGGATGGAAACACTTTAGGTCAATGTACACAGAACATGGAATCGTGCCCAGAACCGAACACTATGCATGCATGGTGGACTTATTGGGTAGATCAGGATCCCTTGTCAAAGCCCTTCAATTTATAAATTCAATGCCTTTCAGGGCTGAGTCACTGGTCTGGCGTACATTTCTTGGAGCTTGCCGAGTTTATGGCAATATTGATCTTGCAAAACAAGCTGCAGCAATGATTTTTGAGCAGGAACCAGATGACTCCGCTGCTTATATTTTGCTGTCGAATATGTATGCCTCGGCTGGTCTATATGAAGATGCAGCAGCTATcagaaagaagatgaaagtgaaaaatcttacaaAAGAAGCCGGTTGTAGCTGGATTGAAGTGAAAAATACAGTTCACAAGTTCTATGTGGGTGACACTTCACACCCAATGGCACAGGAGATCTATGACGAACTGAACCAATTGGCTAGTCGAATAAAGAAACTGGGTCATGTTCCGAATACTGAATTTGTTCTTCATGACGTGGAGGAGGGACAAAAGGAACAATATTTGCTCCAACACAGTGAGAAAATTGCTGTTGCTTTTGGCCTTATAAGCACCTCCAGTCAGAAATCTATCAGGGTATTTAAGAATCTTCGCATTTGCGGAGATTGTCATTCGGCAATCAAATATATCTCCATGGCAACTGGAAGAGCTATAGTCGTAAGGGATGCGAATAGGTTCCACCATTTTATGGGTGGAACATGCTCATGCAATGACTATTGGTGA
- the LOC115750586 gene encoding antifungal protein ginkbilobin-like protein, whose translation MPIIGAPDTGVASRSCNAVSYLSNGPYANSVAYVLADMVNVTPNHANYDCSTTSPYPTEAAYGHATSNLELSYSDCGICSSSAKLQILADCLYSLGVYMALQDSCMRYDFYSFTG comes from the coding sequence ATGCCAATCATAGGTGCTCCGGACACCGGCGTAGCTTCTAGGAGTTGCAATGCCGTCAGCTATTTGAGCAACGGCCCTTACGCTAACAGCGTGGCTTATGTCCTCGCAGACATGGTAAACGTGACTCCAAATCACGCGAACTACGACTGCTCCACCACGTCTCCTTATCCAACGGAGGCTGCCTATGGTCATGCCACCAGTAACCTAGAGCTTTCTTATAGCGATTGTGGCATATGCTCAAGCTCTGCTAAACTTCAGATTCTGGCGGACTGTCTATACAGTCTTGGCGTTTACATGGCGCTTCAAGATAGTTGTATGAGGTATGATTTCTACTCGTTCACTGGCTAA
- the LOC115750623 gene encoding uncharacterized protein LOC115750623, whose translation MLGTAIRLFSTKPKPKMKPTELKMPPEQTQTITRVIFDLLKEHGPLTIADTWERVQEVGLRGLTSKRHMKIVLRWMRERQKLRLICNHVGPNKQFLYTTWFTKVRQETDRTTNVASKPGHP comes from the exons ATGTTGGGGACAGCAATTAGGCTTTTTTCGACGAAGCCGAAACCGAAGATGAAACCGACTGAGCTCAAGATGCCTCCAGAGCAGACACAAACAATCACGAGGGTCATCTTTGACTTATTGAAGGAGCATGGTCCTCTCACGATAGCAGACACCTGGGAACGTGTTCAA GAAGTTGGTTTAAGAGGACTGACTAGCAAAAGGCACATGAAAATTGTGTTGAGATGGatgagagagagacaaaagTTGCGGCTCATATGCAACCATGTTGGTCCGAATAAGCAATTTCTCTACACAACTTGGTTCACAAAAGTGCGGCAAGAAACAGATAGAACAACGAATGTAGCTTCAAAACCTGGACATCCATGA
- the LOC115750608 gene encoding calcium-binding protein CML42-like, with translation MEVAASTRLGSSSSSSSSPLAMACGRSLSKKSASFRLHSPSLNSLRLRRIFDLFDKNGDGVITAGELGHALTSLGLDASPTEVDSAVLSFVKPGSTGLEFDDFVLLHRSLDDIFPAPHENGDNDSGGNSSSPSSSSSQDESDLSEAFKVFDEDGDGFISATELQTVLGKLGLSEGQEIARVRQMIVSVDRNRDGLVDFFEFKDMMRGVIATIGS, from the coding sequence ATGGAAGTCGCCGCCTCCACAAGGCTtgggtcttcttcttcctcctcctcctctcctctaGCGATGGCGTGCGGGAGGAGCCTCAGCAAGAAGTCGGCCTCGTTCCGCCTCCACAGCCCGAGCCTCAACTcgctccgcctccgccgcaTCTTCGACCTCTTCGACAAGAACGGCGACGGGGTCATCACCGCCGGCGAGCTCGGCCACGCCCTCACCTCCCTTGGCCTCGATGCTAGTCCCACCGAGGTCGACTCTGCCGTCCTCTCCTTCGTCAAGCCCGGCTCCACGGGCCTGGAGTTCGACGACTTCGTCCTCCTCCACCGGTCCCTCGACGACATCTTCCCTGCTCCGCACGAGAACGGCGACAATGACTCCGGCGGCAACAGCTCctccccttcctcctcctcctcgcagGACGAGAGCGACCTGTCGGAGGCGTTCAAGGTGTTCGACGAGGATGGCGACGGGTTCATATCGGCGACGGAGCTGCAGACGGTCCTCGGCAAGCTCGGCCTGTCGGAAGGGCAGGAGATCGCACGGGTCCGGCAGATGATCGTGTCGGTCGACCGGAACCGCGACGGGCTGGTCGACTTCTTCGAGTTCAAGGACATGATGCGAGGAGTCATTGCCACGATCGGTTCTTGA